The genome window GCGAATTTTCTGTGCCAACTGCACCTCCTCATCCGGCGTCAATAAATCCACTTTGCCAATCTCTTGCAAGTATTTGTCAAGAGATTGGCTTTCGCGGTTGGTAATCTGTTTTGATATTTTTAGCTGTCTCATGTAGGGATACTGCCGCTTCGGCGGTTCGCTTTACTACGTGTTAACGAAATCACTTCTTGATTCTGTACACAAACTCGTAACAACTCAAGACGGATTTTTGTTCACCGGCTTGGGAAGCAATACTTTACGGGATAAGCGGTATTTTCCAGTCTTTTTATCGACATCGATCAGTTTTACCTGAACCTCTTCCCCTACTTCCAGGACGCCTTCCATCGTTTCAAGCCGTTCCCACTTGATCTCGGAAATATGCAATAAACCATCTTTACCCGGCAGGAACTCGACAAAGGCTCCGAACGGCATAATCGTTTTTACTTTTCCTTCGTATACTTCTCCGACTTCCGGTACGGAAACGATGCCTTTCACGCGGGCAACCGCCTTATCCATACCTGTCTGATTGTTAGCGAAAATGCTGACAAAGCCGGCATTATCCCGCTCTTCAATAACCACCGTCGTTCCTGATTCTTTCTGAATCTCCTGAACCACTTTACCGCCTGGCCCGATAACCGCACCAATAAACTCGCGGTCAATTTTAATCGTGACAGCACGAGGTGCGTGCGGTTTCAGATCTTCGCGGGTTGTTTCAAGGGCTTTTTTCATTTCACCCAGAATGTGCAGACGTCCGGCGCGGGCCTGCTCCAGGGCTTCGGCCAAGACCTCATAGGAAAGGCCTTCCACCTTCATATCCATCTGGCAGGCCGTAATCCCCGCCTCGGTACCCGTCACCTTAAAGTCCATATCGCCCAGGTGATCTTCATCGCCCAGAATATCGGATAAAACGGCGTATTTAGTTGAACCGCTCTCGGTATCGGTAATCAAACCCATGGCAATTCCGGCAACCGGCGCCTTGATTTTTACCCCTGCATCCATGAGCGCCAGTGTTCCTGCGCAAACGGTAGCCATAGACGACGACCCGTTCGATTCCAGAATATCCGAAACGACCCGAATCGTGTACGGATTTTCAGCATCGACCGGCATTACTTTTTTCAAGGCCCGGTGCGCCAGATTTCCGTGACCAATTTCACGGCGACCAGGTCCCCGGTTCGGTTTTACCTCACCCGTTGAAAAAGCCGGGAAATTATAATGCAGCAGGAATTTAGAATAACCCTGGTACATCGCCTGATCGACAATTTGCTCGTCCATCTTGGTACCGAGTGTTACCGTTGTCAGCGATTGGGTTTCTCCCCGGGTAAACACGGCAGATCCGTGGGCCGAGGGCAGGTAATCCACATCGCAGGTGATCTGACGAATCTGATCTAGTTTACGACCATCCAGGCGGTACCGTTCGTCCAGTACCAGCCGGCGGGATGCCTCCCATTCCAGATCGTGGAAATATTGCTTCGCCAACGCCAGTTTCGTCGTATCGAATTCCGATCCTTCGAACACCAAGGTTGGTAAAAACGCGTCGAATACCGCCCGGAAACCATCGCGACGGGCTTTTTTATTGGGATTGGCCTGACGCGCGACTTCGTAAACTTGGTCGTAGCACTTCTGGCGAACCAATTCACGCAGGCTTTCGTCGTGGGTTTCGTGACTGTAAAGGCGCTTCTCTGTCTTACCTACTTTCTCACCCAGTTCCCGCAGGGCGGCGCACTGGTTTTTGATGACTTCGTGGGCAATCTTCAGGGCTTCCACCACTTCGGCTTCCGCACATTCCTTCATTTCGCCTTCCACCATGCAGATGTCGCGTTCCGTCGCCCCAACAATCAGGTCAAGGCTTGCATTTTCCAGCTCGGAGGTCAGCGGGTTAATTTTATATTCACCGTCGATTTTCGCTACGCGCACTTCGGAAATCGGTCCGTTGAACGGAATATCCGATACGGCCAGGGCAGCAGCAGCGGCCAGAGCGGCAAGCGCATCGGGCAACACCTCATTATCGGCAGAAATCAGCGTAATCATAACCTGGGTATCGGCATGATAATCTTCCGGAAAAATCGGGCGCAACGCCCGGTCAACCAGACGACTGATCAAAACTTCATGGTCGGAGAGTTTGCCTTCCCGGCGCTGGAAGCTACCTGGAATACGGCCAGCCGAAGCAAATTTCTCCTGATAGTCAACCGACAACGGAAGAAAATCAATGCCTTCTTTGGCATCCTTGCTCGATACGACTGTGGCTAATAACATCGTATCGCCCAGGCGAACCACAACGGCCCCGTCAGCCTGGCGAGCCAGTTTGCCGGTTTCAATTGAAATAGTACGTCCGTCTGGAAGTGAAATGGTTTGGGTGATGATTTGTGACATAAATAATGAAATAAGATACTCCCTACCGCTTTAACCGCTTTAATTTACTGGCACTATACACGAAATCAGGGAACCTGTTTGCAGATTCCCTGATTTCAGATTCGCTACCTTATTTCCGCAGATTCAGGTCTGCAATAATAGCCCGGTAGCGGCTAATATCTTTTTGTTGCAGGTAGTTCAGCAGGCGTCTCCGCTTTCCTACTAGTTTCAGCAAGCCCAGGCGGGTGCTATAATCGTGCTTATGGGCTTTCAGGTGCTCTGTCAGGTGACTAATCCGGTACGTAAACAGAGCAATCTGAGATTCTGCCGAACCAGTGTCACCCGGATTCTTTTGGAAGCCCTGGTTAGCAAAGATTTCTTGCTTTTTTTCGGTCGATAAATACATCGTCAGACAGCTTAAATAAAGTATATAAAAAATAAAAACAGCTGCAAAGATAGCACTTTTTCAGGCTAATTCCTCAACAGAGGCCGCTTTTTCAGGTAATTTTTTATTTTTCTTAAAATATCGTTTTTTGGTCTTTTCCCACCATATGGTATATACGTCCTTATCAAACAGGCGCGAATCATTGCGGGCCTTCTGAAGCAGGTAAAGCCCTATCGGCAACAAGCAGGCATTGGCCGCCCAGGCACCAATGGGCACCCACACGAGGCCTTCTTTAGCGTATTTATCCCCCGTCAGGGTCAATACATAAAGCAGAATGAAGAATAAAATAGACACCAGCACCGGCACCCCAAAGCCGCCCTTCTTAATAATGGCCCCCAAAGGCGCGCCGATTAAGAACATAATAAAGCAGGAAATGGCCTGGGTAAATTTGTGGTGACTCTCCAGTTCGTAGCGAAACAGCGTTTTTTTCTTTTCCCGCAGATAAACCTGGTTTGACTCGGCGTAAGAAAGGACATTTTTCGCCTGAGAAAGCGCCAAACCCGGAATTTCCTGCTGCACACTCGCCGCTACCGGCCGTGCCAGCAAGGAGTCAATCCATTTACCGGCTTTTACCGGCTTGACGTTGGCAATGGCTAAATCCGGCTTAAACTGATAGGTATAATATTGTTTCGAGGTGGCCGCCACACTGGCCTGCGACGCTTTCACCTCTTTATTGAGCGAGTCGGTCAGGATGGCCAGCTCGTTGAGGTTCTTCATGTATTCGTGGTACTGAAACTGCTGCTCATCGGTTCGTTTTAGCCCAAACGACTCCAGGCTGATGACCAGTTTATAATGCTTAAAGGAGTTGCGCATGAACTGGGCCATCTGATTGGAGCTCGTATACCGTGAGTTGTCCGAATACTCGGTGTAGTCATTGCCGTTGAACAACTCGAAGATCAGGTATTGTTTGTCCGCCGTGGTAAACATGCGCCCGGAATCGGCCAGAATAATCTCCCGGTTCCCCGTTTCCATGCCACTGTCCTGGTGCTTGTAGATCACCATGCGTTTCAGCGTATTTCCGTCCTTGGATTTTTCGTCGGCCTTGATGCTGTACCCCGGTAAGTCGTTGTAGAAAATGCCTTCTTTGAGGTTCAGCGTGGCTTTAGCCGATTTGATGTCCCACAGCAGGCTGTATCCTTTCAGGTTGGCCCACGGCGCTACTTTGTTGTTAAACCAAAAGGAAAAAACGCTAATTCCAAGGGCGACAACCAGCATGGGCCGCAGAATACGGGTCATGGAGATCCCGGCGCTTTTTAAGGCCGTTAATTCGAAGAACTCGCCCAGATTCCCAAACGTCATCAGCGATGACAGCAAGACCGCCAGGGGAAGCGCAATGGGAACGGTGTTGAGGCTGAAAAAGAAAATAACCTTGCCAAACGTGAGCAGATCGATGTCTTTGGAGACGAACTCGTCCACGTAAAACATCATCAACCGCATCAGGAAGATGAAAATAACTACACAAAGGGTCAGCACAAAAGGTCCCCAAAAGGACTTGAGCACCAGTTTATCGATTTTCTTCAGCACACCCGGTTTCTTAACTACCTACGATCTCTTTTAGCTTATCCATTAAACCGTTCCAAAGCGATTTAAGTTCGTCAATATCAGCGTTGGATGAGTAGTCGGTTACCCGCAGGAAGGTAGATTGCGTCAACTCACTTACATCAACCCGAAAATCGATGTAATTATTGTCTGACCGCTCCGTACCGTTTAAAAATTCAAAGCGAACACTTTTGTTCTGCCGCAGCGACACCTGGCGGGCGGGGTGACTTTCGCCATCCCAGTAGAAGTCATAGACGTGATCGGGCATCACATTCACTTTCGTCGCAAACCACTGCGAAAGGCCGGAAGCCGTACTGATATAAGGAAACAATACCTTAGGCGATGCCCTCAATTCGTATTCGGTAATGAATTTAAATTTTTCCATAGTCTTGCCGTAATTGATTGCTGCACCGATGAGAAACGGTCAGAAAACAAAGGTAGCAGAATTTTGAAATGGTCAAAATTCTGTTCCAAATCAAAATTTTTGTTGCACGAACCTATTTTTTTCCTACTTTTGCATCACCAAAATCAAGGCGGGGTAGCTCAGATGGTTAGAGCGCAGGATTCATAACCCTGAGGTCACGGGTTCGATTCCCGTCCCCGCTACAACGAAAAAGCCACTCTTAAGAGTGGCTTTTCTTTTTTTTAGTCAATGCAAGACATTGAAAACCAATTCTTTCAAAATTTCACCTTCGTTGATTGTCGGCGCATTGATTCCCTTACACAGGCCATCGGCCTGCCGGATGGCGTGAATGATGGCCGCCACTTTCCACAACGGATAGGCCCGTGCCGCCAGCATATAATCTTTGACAAAGTAGGGATTCACGCCCAATAAGGAAGCCAATCCTTTCTCCGATTGGTCCCGGGAAGCCTGCACCATCAACACTTTCGCAAAAAACTGGTACAATAAAATCAGCATTGGCGGTAGCGGATTGTCTTTGGGATTTCGGCTGAAATAATCGACAATCCGGTTGGACTTGACCACATCGCGTTGCGTCAGCGCTTTCTGCAACTCAAAAACATTGTATTCTTTGCTAATTCCGACCAACCGCTCCACCGTTTCGGCACTGATCTCCTCCCCCGGTTTCAAGTTAATCAATACTTTGTCAATCTCTCCGGCCAGTCGTTTCAGGTCATTCCCAATGTAATCGAACAGCATCTGGATGGCCTTCAGACTTACCTTGGCGTTCTGCTGCCGACAGTAATCGCCAATCCAGTTGGGCACTTTATCGTCGTAGAGGCGCTTCGACTGCAACAAAACGCCTTTCTGGGCAAAAGCCTTGGGCAACGACTTTCGCTCATCGAAAGCGCCTTTGTGGCACAGCACCAGTACCGTCGACGGCAAGGGCTTCAACACGTAATCTTCCAGCAGGTTTTGCGACGCTTTGTCTTTAAACCCACCAATATCCTGCGCCTCCTTGACCAAAACCAGTTGTCGGTCGCCCATAAAAGGGTACCGCCTGGCCATGTTTAACACCGCCCCGACATCGGTATCTTTTCCAAAAGCGATCAATTGATTAAACCCTTTTTCCGCTTCCGGCACAACCGCTTTTTCTAACTCATCCGCTATTTTATCAATATAATACGATTCATCGCCGTGCAGCAAATACACCGCAGCAAACTGTTTCTTTTTAATGTCTTTCAATAATTGGTCAATAGCGGGTGTCATTCCAGAAGTATGCTTGAAAATATTCAGTTTCGTTAAAACGGTAACCCACAGTTTGTTACCAAAAATCTAGCACTGTTAACTAATTGTCTACTAGCCACTGCCGAACCGCGGCCTTCAATTGCGGAAAGAACAACGCAAAACCCGATTCAAATGCCGCGTAATGCTGCCGCAAATCGTCGACGGCGGTATCCAGGTTAGAGGGGAAAGCCGTGCGGCGCGACATGCCCTTTAGCGACCGGTCAATGCCTTCCAGCGTGCGGTAGGCCGTCAGCCAATCCTGCTGAATCATGTAATCGGCCATGCGGTGGGCGGCCACCGGCAAGCTTTCCTGCCTCCGGCGAATTACCCCGTAGAAGTTCTGGACAAACCCTTCCAGTGGCTCATCCGCAAGCTGCGAAAACCGATTGGCCAGAAAATAATCGAAGAAAACATCAATGGCGGCCCCGGCATACTTCCGGCAGCGCGGCCTGACAATTATCCGTAATTCTTCAACAAGAGAGTGCGTATCCGTGAAGGAATCAATCTGCCGGTGCAGCCGAACACCCCGCTGTACCTCCACGGACAGTCCATGGCGCGGGTGGCCCGGGTCGCCTTTGATAAAGTCGGCGATGAAATTGCCAATCAGCAGATGTTCATCCCCTCCCGATAAAAAAGCGTGTGCTAAAATATTCATAATCGTTCCCTACAGATGCGGGTCGCCCGCGCGGCGGACCGGCTGCACAAAAGTCGCTTCGAAACCTTCCGAAGGACGGTACGCCTCTACTTCTACGCCAAATTTCCGCAGGAATTCAACGCCTTCATCCAGGGGAATTCCTTTGTAACGGGCGTAAGAATGCAGAAAAATCACTTTGGCAATTTTCATGCTGTAAATAATCCGGGCGCAGGAGATACAAGGCGAGAGCGTTACGTAGATCGTAGCCCCCTCTATGTCGGCTCCGTTCTTGGCCGCGTACAAGATCGCATTTTGCTCCGCGTGCAAAGCCAGGGAGCAGCTTCCTTTCGAATCGCGGGGGCAACCGACACCGGGAAATTCCTCGTCGCAGTTATGGGTTCCTGCGGGAGGTCCGTTATACCCAATCGAGATAATCCGGGTTTCTTTGGTCAATACGGCTCCAACCTGCGCTTTAATGCAGTGCGAACGCCGTGAGAGGTTTACGGCCAGTTCCATGAAAATATCATCAAAACGGGGCCGGGCATGAGTAGTTTCGGTGGTCATTAATTCAATCTACAGACGGTTTGCTTCTGGCCTTGCCTTTAAAAGCAGGCCAGAAGTCAAAGGTCAGCCTTAATCTTTGAATCAGTGCAATTCAGGCTCAAGATTTTTTGGTTTCAGCCAATCCGGGCGCTTCGTCACAATCCGGGCTTTCAATTCATTCAGCATGG of Tellurirhabdus bombi contains these proteins:
- a CDS encoding acyl carrier protein phosphodiesterase; amino-acid sequence: MNILAHAFLSGGDEHLLIGNFIADFIKGDPGHPRHGLSVEVQRGVRLHRQIDSFTDTHSLVEELRIIVRPRCRKYAGAAIDVFFDYFLANRFSQLADEPLEGFVQNFYGVIRRRQESLPVAAHRMADYMIQQDWLTAYRTLEGIDRSLKGMSRRTAFPSNLDTAVDDLRQHYAAFESGFALFFPQLKAAVRQWLVDN
- the rpsO gene encoding 30S ribosomal protein S15, producing MYLSTEKKQEIFANQGFQKNPGDTGSAESQIALFTYRISHLTEHLKAHKHDYSTRLGLLKLVGKRRRLLNYLQQKDISRYRAIIADLNLRK
- a CDS encoding START-like domain-containing protein, producing the protein MEKFKFITEYELRASPKVLFPYISTASGLSQWFATKVNVMPDHVYDFYWDGESHPARQVSLRQNKSVRFEFLNGTERSDNNYIDFRVDVSELTQSTFLRVTDYSSNADIDELKSLWNGLMDKLKEIVGS
- the pnp gene encoding polyribonucleotide nucleotidyltransferase, whose protein sequence is MSQIITQTISLPDGRTISIETGKLARQADGAVVVRLGDTMLLATVVSSKDAKEGIDFLPLSVDYQEKFASAGRIPGSFQRREGKLSDHEVLISRLVDRALRPIFPEDYHADTQVMITLISADNEVLPDALAALAAAAALAVSDIPFNGPISEVRVAKIDGEYKINPLTSELENASLDLIVGATERDICMVEGEMKECAEAEVVEALKIAHEVIKNQCAALRELGEKVGKTEKRLYSHETHDESLRELVRQKCYDQVYEVARQANPNKKARRDGFRAVFDAFLPTLVFEGSEFDTTKLALAKQYFHDLEWEASRRLVLDERYRLDGRKLDQIRQITCDVDYLPSAHGSAVFTRGETQSLTTVTLGTKMDEQIVDQAMYQGYSKFLLHYNFPAFSTGEVKPNRGPGRREIGHGNLAHRALKKVMPVDAENPYTIRVVSDILESNGSSSMATVCAGTLALMDAGVKIKAPVAGIAMGLITDTESGSTKYAVLSDILGDEDHLGDMDFKVTGTEAGITACQMDMKVEGLSYEVLAEALEQARAGRLHILGEMKKALETTREDLKPHAPRAVTIKIDREFIGAVIGPGGKVVQEIQKESGTTVVIEERDNAGFVSIFANNQTGMDKAVARVKGIVSVPEVGEVYEGKVKTIMPFGAFVEFLPGKDGLLHISEIKWERLETMEGVLEVGEEVQVKLIDVDKKTGKYRLSRKVLLPKPVNKNPS
- a CDS encoding deoxycytidylate deaminase: MTTETTHARPRFDDIFMELAVNLSRRSHCIKAQVGAVLTKETRIISIGYNGPPAGTHNCDEEFPGVGCPRDSKGSCSLALHAEQNAILYAAKNGADIEGATIYVTLSPCISCARIIYSMKIAKVIFLHSYARYKGIPLDEGVEFLRKFGVEVEAYRPSEGFEATFVQPVRRAGDPHL
- the holA gene encoding DNA polymerase III subunit delta, which codes for MTPAIDQLLKDIKKKQFAAVYLLHGDESYYIDKIADELEKAVVPEAEKGFNQLIAFGKDTDVGAVLNMARRYPFMGDRQLVLVKEAQDIGGFKDKASQNLLEDYVLKPLPSTVLVLCHKGAFDERKSLPKAFAQKGVLLQSKRLYDDKVPNWIGDYCRQQNAKVSLKAIQMLFDYIGNDLKRLAGEIDKVLINLKPGEEISAETVERLVGISKEYNVFELQKALTQRDVVKSNRIVDYFSRNPKDNPLPPMLILLYQFFAKVLMVQASRDQSEKGLASLLGVNPYFVKDYMLAARAYPLWKVAAIIHAIRQADGLCKGINAPTINEGEILKELVFNVLH
- a CDS encoding LptF/LptG family permease, giving the protein MKKIDKLVLKSFWGPFVLTLCVVIFIFLMRLMMFYVDEFVSKDIDLLTFGKVIFFFSLNTVPIALPLAVLLSSLMTFGNLGEFFELTALKSAGISMTRILRPMLVVALGISVFSFWFNNKVAPWANLKGYSLLWDIKSAKATLNLKEGIFYNDLPGYSIKADEKSKDGNTLKRMVIYKHQDSGMETGNREIILADSGRMFTTADKQYLIFELFNGNDYTEYSDNSRYTSSNQMAQFMRNSFKHYKLVISLESFGLKRTDEQQFQYHEYMKNLNELAILTDSLNKEVKASQASVAATSKQYYTYQFKPDLAIANVKPVKAGKWIDSLLARPVAASVQQEIPGLALSQAKNVLSYAESNQVYLREKKKTLFRYELESHHKFTQAISCFIMFLIGAPLGAIIKKGGFGVPVLVSILFFILLYVLTLTGDKYAKEGLVWVPIGAWAANACLLPIGLYLLQKARNDSRLFDKDVYTIWWEKTKKRYFKKNKKLPEKAASVEELA